In Humulus lupulus chromosome 7, drHumLupu1.1, whole genome shotgun sequence, the following are encoded in one genomic region:
- the LOC133791165 gene encoding copper transporter 1-like, which produces MPAGMDMSPPSSSSSSSPMSNGTMMGGMGHKMMMHMTFFWGSQAEILFSGWPGSRPGMYALALVFVFFLAVIVEWLSHCRLIKSTGSRVAAGLFQTLLHAVRVGLAYMVMLAIMSFNVGVFLVAIAGHAVGFLIFGSKLVKKEEAEKVSSDLPPMSC; this is translated from the coding sequence ATGCCTGCGGGTATGGATATGTCACCGCcgtcgtcgtcgtcgtcgtcATCACCCATGAGCAACGGCACCATGATGGGTGGCATGGGACACAAGATGATGATGCACATGACCTTCTTCTGGGGCTCACAAGCCGAGATTCTCTTCTCCGGTTGGCCTGGTTCTAGGCCGGGCATGTACGCCTTGGCCTTGGTTTTCGTCTTCTTTCTTGCCGTCATCGTCGAGTGGCTTTCCCACTGCCGTCTCATCAAGTCCACCGGTTCCCGGGTCGCTGCCGGTCTGTTTCAGACTCTGCTGCATGCGGTTCGGGTTGGTTTGGCTTACATGGTCATGCTTGCTATCATGTCTTTTAACGTTGGGGTTTTCTTGGTCGCCATCGCCGGACACGCCGTCGGGTTCTTGATCTTCGGAAGCAAGCTCGTCAAGAAAGAGGAAGCCGAGAAGGTGTCCTCTGATCTTCCACCCATGAGttgttaa